In the Sphingomonas insulae genome, one interval contains:
- the gntA gene encoding guanitoxin biosynthesis heme-dependent pre-guanitoxin N-hydroxylase GntA, whose protein sequence is MFGWADPSEDEATLLLSAYIADHGFPCVGAKAALAKGTLDILGARDIASAWDDLRIHDRLRCFAAQYRAEPSLFRSFAVVFSGPDDLSEAAFERAIWQRIQSLSDKDVWLGQEWDKRVSPDPSNPHFSLSFGGEAFFVVGLHPHASRPARRFARPTMIFNLHDQFETLREQGKYETMREKIMVRDEVLAGSRNPMLSRHGEASEARQYSGRAVDSGWQCPFRYSGE, encoded by the coding sequence ATGTTCGGCTGGGCAGACCCCAGCGAGGACGAAGCGACCCTGCTGCTCTCCGCCTATATCGCCGATCATGGCTTTCCGTGTGTGGGAGCCAAGGCGGCGCTGGCGAAGGGCACGCTCGACATTCTGGGTGCACGCGACATTGCCAGCGCCTGGGACGATTTGCGTATTCATGACCGGTTGCGCTGCTTCGCTGCCCAATATCGGGCGGAGCCATCCTTATTTCGCAGCTTCGCCGTCGTCTTTTCCGGTCCCGACGATTTGAGCGAGGCAGCCTTCGAGCGTGCCATCTGGCAGCGTATCCAGTCGCTGTCGGACAAGGACGTGTGGCTGGGACAGGAGTGGGACAAGCGCGTCAGTCCCGATCCATCGAACCCGCATTTCTCGCTGTCTTTCGGCGGGGAGGCGTTCTTCGTAGTCGGGCTTCACCCACACGCCAGCCGCCCGGCCCGGCGATTTGCACGACCAACGATGATCTTCAACCTGCACGACCAGTTCGAAACCCTGCGCGAGCAGGGAAAATACGAGACGATGCGGGAAAAGATCATGGTTCGCGACGAGGTGCTCGCCGGCTCGCGCAATCCGATGCTGTCCCGGCATGGTGAAGCAAGCGAAGCGCGGCAATATAGCGGCAGGGCCGTAGACAGCGGCTGGCAATGCCCTTTCCGGTATTCGGGCGAATGA
- a CDS encoding DUF1989 domain-containing protein — MSARRSDDRIVEIPERSGNGFRLAKGQFLTVIDPRGCQVADLLAFSADDLGEVISSGRTLDYAETIRLTTGHKLYSNRSNVMLEIVADTVGVHDFLLTPCSYATFDHFYPDLPRHRGCFGNLAAALAPFGVEPDQIPVAFNCFMNVPVDASTGRLSVLPPISKAGDAISFVAHMDLVIGLTACSAPASNGGSFKPIHYRVHDEPLDIRPATGVGHPVFATRHGDEGAQ, encoded by the coding sequence ATGAGCGCTCGTCGGTCGGACGATCGGATCGTCGAAATTCCCGAACGGAGCGGCAATGGGTTCCGGCTGGCGAAGGGCCAATTCCTCACCGTCATCGACCCGCGTGGGTGCCAGGTGGCGGACCTGCTGGCATTTTCCGCCGATGATCTGGGTGAGGTCATATCGTCGGGCCGGACGCTCGATTATGCCGAGACGATCCGCCTCACCACCGGACACAAGCTCTATTCCAACCGATCGAACGTGATGCTCGAGATCGTCGCCGATACGGTCGGCGTACACGATTTCCTGCTGACGCCGTGCTCCTATGCGACGTTCGACCATTTTTATCCGGACCTTCCACGGCACCGGGGCTGTTTTGGCAACCTTGCCGCCGCGCTGGCGCCGTTCGGGGTGGAGCCGGACCAGATTCCCGTCGCCTTCAATTGCTTCATGAACGTGCCGGTCGATGCGTCGACCGGCCGGCTCTCGGTATTGCCGCCGATCAGCAAGGCAGGCGACGCCATCAGCTTCGTGGCACACATGGATCTGGTGATCGGCCTCACCGCGTGTTCGGCGCCTGCATCGAACGGCGGATCGTTCAAGCCCATCCACTATCGGGTTCATGACGAACCGCTGGACATTCGGCCGGCAACCGGTGTCGGGCATCCGGTGTTTGCGACCAGGCACGGCGATGAGGGGGCGCAATGA
- a CDS encoding nucleoside deaminase gives MIDSDDEAWMRKAVEVARSKGSDPSTSPLGCVIVRDGKVIAAERNQTHELPDATAHAEMMAIRRACEGIGELELRGATLYSTLQPCGMCTMASIWSKVGRVVYGAGRDDVHPMYFEAKHVDTLSFITDAYRDDIVIEGGCLAEQCATLYYGPDAELPAEEQANL, from the coding sequence ATGATCGACAGCGATGACGAGGCCTGGATGCGCAAGGCGGTCGAAGTCGCCCGCTCCAAGGGGTCGGATCCATCCACATCGCCTTTGGGCTGCGTGATCGTGCGCGATGGCAAGGTGATCGCGGCAGAGCGTAACCAGACGCACGAACTGCCCGATGCGACGGCGCATGCCGAAATGATGGCGATCCGGCGGGCCTGCGAAGGGATCGGTGAACTCGAACTTCGCGGCGCCACGCTGTATTCGACGTTGCAGCCGTGCGGGATGTGCACGATGGCATCGATCTGGTCGAAGGTCGGCCGCGTCGTCTACGGTGCCGGTCGCGACGACGTTCATCCGATGTACTTCGAGGCGAAGCATGTCGATACGCTGTCGTTCATCACGGATGCCTATCGTGATGATATAGTGATAGAGGGTGGTTGCCTGGCGGAACAATGCGCCACGCTCTACTACGGCCCTGACGCCGAGCTTCCCGCCGAGGAACAGGCCAACCTGTGA
- a CDS encoding ComEA family DNA-binding protein, translated as MNRHGPININTATADELDAIPALKGHGFEIVRYRDERGGFSDLRQLAEVPGMTGKADDISAELTVEAS; from the coding sequence GTGAACCGGCACGGCCCAATCAACATCAATACCGCGACTGCCGATGAGCTGGATGCTATTCCTGCCCTCAAGGGCCATGGCTTCGAGATCGTGCGCTACCGTGACGAGCGTGGTGGCTTTAGTGACCTTCGCCAACTGGCAGAGGTGCCAGGTATGACGGGCAAGGCAGATGATATCAGCGCCGAACTGACGGTCGAAGCGTCCTGA